CCTTGATGCTTCTGTTTGCTGCTAAAGGATATACCGCAGTTTATCAATGGAGTGTGCCAATAGAGTCAATTAATTCGGAAGAAACCAATGAACCCCCTGAAGCGTTTTTATGGATTCCTGAAAATTGCGAACAAGTAAAAGCCGTGGTTTTTAGTCAGCAAAACATGTGCGAGGAAACCATTTTTAACCACCCGAAGTTTCGCAAAGCGATGTGCGAACTTGGGTTCGCAATTGTTTGGATTACCCCCGGAATTAATCAAAAGTGGGACGTAAAAACAGGTTGTCAGAAAGCTTTCGATGATGTTATGACCGAGTTAGCTGTGGTAAGCGGCTACACCGAATTAAAACACGTTCCGCTTGTTCCCATAGGGCATTCAGCAATGGCGACTTTTCCATGGAATTTTGCAGCCTGGAATCCGGATAAAACATTGGCTATTATTTCTTTTAAAGGAGATGCGCCCCGTACAAACTTATGCGGGTACGGACGGGAAAACCTGGAGTGGGGGCGCACACGCAACATAGATGGAATACCCGGTTTAATGGTAATGGGCGAATATGAATGGTGGGAAGCACGGCTAAATCCGGCACTGGCATTTCGAATGATGTACCCACAGAGTTGTATTTCATTTCTGTACGACGCTGGGCATGGGCATTTTGATGCTTCGAATGAAGTGGTGGATTACTTGTGCTTGTTTCTGCAAAAAGCAGCCAAATATCGTTTGCCGAAAAATCAACCACTAAATGAACCTGCGTATTTGGTGAAACTTAATCCTGAAGATGGTTGGCTTGCCGAGAGATGGCAAGTGAATAAGAAGAAACGGCAAAAGCCTGCTCGGTTTAATAAATACAAAGGAAATAAACATGATGCCTTGTGGTATTTCGATGAAGAGACAGCAAAGGCAACAGAAGCACATTACAAAGGCAAAAGAAATAGAAAGATGCAATATGTTGGGTACGAGTATAATGGTGAGTGGTTACCTTTTAACGGAAAGCACCATGCTCAATATTTAGTGAAAGGCGTTAGTACCGATGATCTTTCATTTCGTTTAAAAGCCGTATTTGTTGATTCTACCCGAATGGAGAAATCGGGTGTGCAATTGGATGACGCACCTTCAATTACAAAAATATGCGGACCGGTTGAAAAGCTAACCGACAGCACATTTGCTATTCGTTTTGAACGAACAGGAATGAATAACACAAAACGTTCAGGCGATATTTGGCTGCTGGCCCAACATCCGGGTAACGAGAAATATAAAAGCGCCGTACAACAGTTTAATCTTCAGGTTCCTCTGTGTTTTACAGAGGGGAAAACACAACGTATTAAATTCCATCAAATAGATGACCAGGAGGCTGGAATTCATTCGCTAAAATTAGAGGCTGAGTCGAGTTCGGGGTTGCCGGTTTATTTTTATGTGAAAGAAGGTCCTGCACAAGTTCAAAACCGGGATTTACTATTTACACCGATTCCTCCACGCAGCCAGTATCCGGTAAAAATTACAGTAGTAGCCTGGCAATTGGGAAGCAATGTTGCTCCCTTATTTCAAACGGCAAAACCGGTTGAGCAAAGTTTATATATTAGGCAAAATATTGAAAATTAGATAATGATGAAACGAGCATGGTAAATTTTTATCACACATGAGAATGACTGTCGTGCGCGTTACATGAGTCACCATTAAAACAAATAATTATTGACGAATGAAAAGGATATCTCTTATACTATTTATTACCATCTTTAGTTTGACGGCTTATGCGCAAAAACGCAATTATTTTCTTGTTACAGAAAATAATGTAAAGCGCTTAAAAAGTGAAATAGAGAAGAGTGAGGAGGTTCGGAACGCCTGGAATATACAGTTGGAAAAGGCAAGTCAGTTGATGCAAAAAGACAGAAACTCGTTGTTTGATGCACGAGTATTGGGATTGGTTTACCGCATGACAGGTGAAAAAAAATATGCGAACCGTATTAAAGTAACCTTGTTGCGTGAAATACAAAGAGATACCTGGGAAGAATGGGGGTTGTTACAGCGAGACCCTGCCTGGAATGCCGGATTACGTACGGCTCATGCAACTTTTAATGCGGCTCTGGGATTCGATTGTATTTATGATTGCCTAACTGATGATGAACGAAAAAAAATCGCCGATGGAATTGTTCGTTTGGGAATTAACAGAATATTAGGCGATTGGATTAATCCAACTACCAATATCCACACTTTCGATACTATGGGGCATAACTGGTGGAGTGGTGTAGTAGATATTGGTGGGATTGCTGCACTTGCAGTTCGTAACGAAGTACCGGAGGCTCAGAGTTGGGTAGAAACCATCTCAAATGCTTCGGTAGAGTGGTTGAATTATGCCGGAAGTGTGCTTCAAAATAAAATACCCACTTTCGATCGGAATGGTGGATTTTGGGAAAGCATTAACTATGCCAATTTTGGCGTTTCACAATACTTAATGTTTCGTTTGGCACACAAAAATGTGCATCCAAAACAAAAGCTTCCGGAAATGCCACAAATGGAAACATTAATTGATTTTTTTATCCACACCACTTATTACACTGATTCGTTAACCATGTCGGTAAATTTTGGCGACGGTTATTATTTGCGCAACGGACATGCTTGTGCCAAACTGCTTTGGAATTTGGGCTACCAAAATGAAAAGGTGCATTGGTACCTGCATAAAACCAATCATGCAGGTAATCATGAAATGATGACAAACGAATCGGCACTGGGATTAATTTTAAATCCTGTTCTGCCCGAAAAAATTGAAACTCCAGAATTAGCAACCTCGCAGCTGCAGCCTGATATGGGCTGGGCTATGATGCGTAATTCATGGAATGATAATGCCTCATTTTTAGCTGTAAAATCAGGGCTGGCCTGGAATCATGCGCATGCCGATGCCGGTTCATATATTCTCTTTCATAAGGGAAAATATCTGATTATCGATTCTGGAAATGCTTCTTATGGAAATCCACTTTATACAAAGTATTATTGCCAAAGCGAAGCGCACAATGTAGTACTTTGGAATGGAAAAGGAGAAGAGCAAAATGCACCTTATTTTGGCTCGGTCAATCATGGTTCGTTACACAATCTTTTAGATGCCGGTAAGTTGAAATACTTATTGGCGAATGCCACCGGGCCTTATTCCAAAAATCTTTCGCGCAACTACCGTAGTTTTTTATGGGTGGAAGATGTGATTTTGGTAATTGATGATTTGTTGGCTTATGAACCCGGCATATTTGAGTGGTTACTTCATTACAACGGCGAATCAAAGCGTCGTGGTCAAAATCTTTCAATAAAAGATGGCGATGCAGAAGTAATGGTAAAACCACTTTTTCCTGAAACTTTTCCTGATGGCGGATTACCGCATGACTTCCCGGAACAAATGACACTTGAAGAGCGTTGGGGATGGGAAGATCATCATCCTGAAAACAAAGTGCCGTATTGGTCGGTAAGCCATTTCGAAGAAACGCTTCGTACTAAATTTGTAACCGCAATTGTTCTTAAAAACGATAAAAATAAAGATGACCTGCCACTAGTGGAAAGGTTTGAAGGGAAAGATTTTCTGGGGGTACGTATTACTCAAAACAATGAAACTACTGAAGTTTATTTCAACCTGTTGGCCGATGGACGTTTAAAACATCGCAACAGTATTATTAACATGAATGGCTGGGATACGGATGCTTACCTGATGGCTCTTACTTTTAAGGAAGGAACAGACCGAAGTGATGTTAAAAATATAGCTGATTTATTTGTTACGCATGGAAGCTATATTCGTCGTGATGGGCAGGTGTTGGTTCATGCGCTTTCAAAATACACAGCGCATGTAAAAGATTTTGGCAATCAGCCAGAATTGCATTTTCAAGGGCAACAAAATATTGATTTTCAGGTGTATTACAGGTCTTCTGCTTCTGTGGTTCTTGTAAACAACAAGCATGTAAAGAGCAAATACAATTCTGACTTAAAACTGATAAAAATAAAGCTTGATTAATATGAGAAATTTATTGATACTACTACTTACTATTTTCACATTTAGTACAACTGCCCAAAAGCAACACATTGTTAAGAACTCGCGTCACGAAATTAAATCGCCTGATAAAAAAACGGTCTTTCAGTTTTATCAAAAAACCACCGCTGAAGCAAAAACGCAAATGTACTACACGGTAAGCTTTAAGGATGAACCTGTGGTATTGGAATCAGAATTGGGTGTTCTCATAGAGAATCAGCTGTTTGAATCGGCATTGGGGATTGAAAACGACCCAAGTACCATGTGGTGCGAAAACCTGGACCTTAAATCGTTTGACACAACTACTGTTGACGAAACCTGGAAACCTGTTTACGGCGAGCGCTGTGTGGTTCGAAATAATTACAATGAAATGATTCTTCATTTCTCAAAGTTTGATGAGCCGGAGAACGTACACCATGGACATGCCGGAACCAGTTACGATAAACGCCGCAGTTACCAAATGGATTTAATTGTAAGGGTTTATAACGAGGGAGTGGCTTTTAGGTATCATTTCCCGGAAACGTCAAACGGATTGTTTCTTCATATTACCGGAGAGCAGACCAGTTACACGCTGCCCCAAGGAACGATGGCTTACTATGAACGTTGGGCGCAGGGACCATACAGCTACCTACCGCTTAAAGACTGGCCGGATGAGTGTGAACGTCCATTAACGCTGAATTTGCAAAATAGCTTGACTGTTGCATTGCTTGAAGCACAAATGTTAGACTACAGTCGTGGTAAATTCAAACTGAGTGAAGAAAAAGCCAATACAATTGATCTCACAATGTACGACAAGGTAGATGTAATTACACCTTATTCAACTCCCTGGCGTGTGATTATGGTAGCTGAAAATCCGGGTGAACTTCTAGAAAATAACGACATTGTGTTAAACCTGAACACTCCTAATAAATTGGAAAATGTGTCGTGGATAAAACCAGGCAAGGTAATTCGTTCAAATCTTACCACCCTAGATGCAAAAGAATGTGTTGATTTTGCTGCCGAGAGGAACCTGCAATATGTTCACCTTGATGCCGGTTGGTATGGTCCGGAAATGAAGATTTCCAGCAATGCTACCACCGTTTCGCCTAACCGAGATTTGGAATTACAGGAGGTGGTGAACTATGCTGCAAAAAAAGGAATTGGAGTTTTTGTTTATATCAATCAGCGGGCCTTGTATGATAATCTGGATGAGGTATTTGGGCAATGTCGTAAATGGGGCATAAAAGGAGTTAAGTTTGGCTTTGTTCAGATTGGTTCCAACCGCTGGTCGGTATGGTTGCATAAGGCCATTAAGAAGGCAGCAGAGTACCAGCTTCTGGTAGATATTCATGACGAATATCGTCCAACCGGATTTAGTCGTACCTATCCGAACCTGATGACACAGGAAGGAATTCGCGGAAACGAAGAAATGCCTGATGCCACACACAACACTATTTTGCCTTTCACCCGCTTTTTGGCAGGTGCCGGCGACTATACCATTTGTTATTACAACAACCGCATTAAAACAACGCACGCACATCAATTAGCGCTTTCAGTGGTTTATTACAGCCCAATTCAGTTTTTGTATTGGTACGATAAGCCTTCGTTGTATCGAAGAGAAAAAGAAATCGCTTTTTTCGATAAGGTTAAAACAGTTTGGGACGATACAAAAGTACTAAACGGAGAAATTGGAAAATACATTACAGTAGCACGTCGCTCGGATAAAGAGTGGTTTGTGGGGGCCATTACGAATACTGAGCGTCGGACGCTTGAAATTTCATGTTCTTTTTTGGAGCCTGGTAAAGATTATAAGGCTACCTTATATTACGATGATGAGGGCTTGAACAGTCGTACGAATGTTAATATTAGAACGGAAAATGTTGACTCCACGAAAAAGATAAACTTTAACCTAATTGATAGTGGAGGGGTAGCCATTCATTTTCAGCCCAAATAATAAATCGCATTAAAAATAGCAGCACCTAAAAAAAAGGGCTGCTTAATGAGGCACAATGTTACATAGTTATTCGAATTAAGAATAATGATCAGGGGATTCATGTGATTAGTGACTAATAAATCAATGTATTTTTTATTGCTTCAAGAATACTATCACTAGTAAGAGTAATCTCCCGATAATCCGTTCGATCTATAAGAATTAGGAATGTGTACCCTTTAAAAGCTAAAAAACCTGGTATTTGTATCAATACCAGGTTTTTAATTTGTTCTTTCAGTAGCGAGAGGCGGGCTTGAACCGCCGACCTCATGATTATGAATCATGCGCTCTAACCAGCTGAGCTACCTCGCCGTTTGTTTTTCAAAAATGCGGTGCAAATATAGTATTTATTTTTATTTCAAGTAATCATTTCTGTAATTTTTGAAAATATCTTTCTTTCTTCGATTTTTAGCAGTTGTAAGTTCCAAACAGTTTAATTATATTGCCAAAAATCAAACTTATGACTGGTAAAGTAAAAATCAACCTGGAATTTATTATAAACTGTTCCCCTAAAGTTCTCTATAACAGACTTAGTACGGCGTCCGGATTAACCGAGTGGTTTGCCGATGATGTTCGTGTTCGGGGAAAACAATACACCTTTATTTGGGATGGCTCGGAACAAACAGCCGAGATGACTTTGCACAAAGAAAATCGCTTAGTGAGGTATACCTGGCTGGATGATGAGGACACTTATTTTGAATTTAAAATAACACGCGACGAACTTACGGGCGATGTATCGTTGATTATTACCGATTTTGCTGAGGAAGATGAACAGGATGAAACACGCGATTTGTGGAATACCCAGGTCTCTGATTTAAAACATGTGCTGGGTTCATAGGCAAACTTCTTTTGTAACGGGTTGAATGTTGTAGTTTGATAACGTTTCTTAACCATTTTTACTTTACTAATTCCTAAAATAACTTAGTTTTGTAAGCGTTTTCTGATTGAAGAAAAATTACATGAAGCGTTTACATATTTTTGTTATCAAATCATTTCTGGGGCCATTCTTTATGACCTTCTTTATCGTTGTATTTGTGCTGCTGATGCAGTTCTTATGGAAATACGTGGATGATTTGGTGGGGAAAGGTCTCGATTTTAAAGTGTTGGCAGAGATGATGTTTTATGCCTCCTTTGCATTGCTGCCTTTGGCCTTCCCGCTGGCAATGCTTTTAGCCTCAATAATGACCTTCGGAGCACTTGGCGAGAATTATGAGCTCGTAGCCATGAAAGCTTCCGGTATTTCTTTATTCAGAATAATGCGCCCCTTAATTATTATTGCCATTCTTATTACCGGAACCGCTTTTTATTTTTCCAACAATATTTTGCCTAAAACAAACCTTAAATTCTCTACGCTTTTATACAGTGTAAAAAAGCAACGTCCGGAATTGGTGTTGCAGGAAGGTGTATTTACCAACGAAATGGATGGGTACAGCATTAAGGTAGGCAAGCGCGATAACAGCACTAAAATGTTATATGATTTACTGATTTATGATCATACCAAAAACAAACCAAATGAAAGTGTAACCGTTGCCGATTCAGGATTACTGCGAATAACTGAAGATAAAAAATACATGGTGCTTAATTTGTTTGATGGAGTAACATACCAGGAGCAAAAGGCACAAAACAGGGCTAAAAAAGAAACATATCCGTACCAACGAAATAGTTTTAAAGAACAAACTATTCGTGTTAAAGTGCGCGATTTTGAATTTAACCGACGCGACGAAAGCATTTTCCGGAATCAGTATCGCATGCTTACCATCGATCAGCTTAAACAGGCCGATGATAGTTTAAGTCTTGACTATTACAATAAAGTAAGGAATTATATGATGCAGATTAATATAAACCCTTCACTCTCCCGAAAGATGTTTAATTTAACTGCTCGACATGATTCGTTAAAGCGCGAGAGAAATGATCCGAAAGCTGATTCGATTTTTAGTTTTGACCAGTATTACGCCGGAATAGACAAATGGGTGCAGGCTGAAATAGCCAAAACCGCACTTGATAAGGCACGGGGCAACATGCAACAGGTAAATATGTTTCAGGGGCAACTGTACAATAAAAAGAAAATGCTCAATAAATACCGGATGGAACGACACCGAAAATTTACCCTGTCCATTGCCGTTTTAATCTTCTTTTTTATTGGGGCGCCTTTGGGGGCTATCATTCGGAAAGGAGGGCTCGGAATGCCCGTTGTAGTCTCTATTTTTCTATTCATTTTGTATTACATTGTATCAATGAGTGGCGAAAAAACTGCGCGCGAAGACGTTTGGAATATGTTTAACGGGATGTGGTTTTCATCGTATATTTTCTTGCCTATTGGCGTATGGTTAACCTATAAAGCAGCCACCGACTCGGCCATAATGTCGGCCGAAACCTATTCTAAATTGTTTGTTAGGCTTGGGCTCGCCAGGTTTTTTGCAAAAAAGAAAACGGACCAATAATTACCGATGAGAATTTTGCAGGTAACAAATAAAGTTCCTTTTCCAACCAAGGACGGTGGGGCTATAGCTTGTATGAACCTAACACGCGGGTTTAAACAGCATGGGTGTGAGGTTACTGTTTTGGCAATGAATACCTTAAAGCATAATGTGAGCCTTGGCGAAATTCCTGATTCAATTAAAAAACTGGCAAATTTCGAGTTGGTTGATGTGCCTGCCAGCATAAATAAATTCGATGCCCTGTTAAATTTTATTTTTTCCCGGAAGCCTTACAATGCTGTTCGTTTTATTGATAAAAATTTTAGTAGAAAACTGGTTGAATTGTTGCAAACCAATGTTTATGATATTATTCAACTTGAAGGACTTTATGTTTGTCCGTACATTCCGCTAATAAAAAAGTATTCGAATGCCAGGGTGGTTTATCGTGCGCACAATATCGAGTTTGAAATTTGGGAACGGGCTGCGCAGCTCGAACGAGGATGGAAACGATTTTACCTGAACAACCTCTCAAAAAGGATAAAGCGCTTTGAAACAGCTTTGCTAAATACCTACGATTTATTAGTACCGATAACCGGGCGCGACGGACAAATTTTAGATCGTTTGGGCAATAAAAAAGAGAAACACATATCGCAAACAGGAATTGATACCGAGCAACTGGTTCCGAATAATACTAAGCTGGAATTTCCTTCATTATTTCACATGGGCTCGCTGGAGTGGGCCCCAAACCAGGAAGGAATTTTATGGTTTATAGAAAATTGCTGGCCTCTTATTCAAGAAAAATATCCCAGGCTTCGTTTTTATGTGGCAGGCAGAAACGCTCCCGGGTGGCTTATCGATAAGTTATCGGTAAAAGGAGTTGTTTTTGAAGGAGAGGTGGCTAATGCCTACGAATTTATGAATACAAAAGCCATTATGCTTGTTCCCCTGTTTTCGGGAAGCGGAATGCGCATAAAGATTATTGAAGGAATGGCTTTGGGGAAAAGCATTATCTCAACTCCGATAGGTGCCGAAGGAATAAATGTTACCAACGGTACCAATGTGCTTATTGCCCAAAATATAAACGAATTTGTGGATGCGGTGGAGAAGTTGGTCGAGAACCGTGAATTATTTAATGGAATAGGTAAAAATGCAATGGAATTTATCCATGAAAATTTTGATAACTTAGCAACGACGGCAAAACTTATTGATTTCTACAAACAGTATAGCACATGATTTTAAACGTTTTGTTTTGGTTGCTACTTTTTATTCTGTTTTATACTTATGCAGGGTATGCGCTTGTTTTATGGGTGTTGGTTAGCTTAAAAAAGCTGTTTGTTAATGCAAAGGATCACAGCACCTCTGCTGACTATGAACCGGATGTGTGCTTATTTGTGACGGCCTACAACGAAAAAGACTACATAAAACAAAAGGTAGAAAATGCATTTTCACTCGACTATCCGAAAGAAAAAATTCAGTATTTATGGATTACTGATGGCTCTGACGATGGCAGTCCTGAAATGTTGAAAAAGTTCGAGAACCTGGAGGTTTATCATCAGCCTGAGCGTAAAGGGAAAATGCATGCAATGAACAGGGGGATGAAATTTGTAAAGGCCCCAATTGTAATTTTTTCAGATTCAAACACCATTTTGGGGCAACAGTCGATTCGGGAAATTGTAAAGTGTTTTAGTATGCAGAATGTGGGCTGTGTTGCCGGAGAAAAGCGAATAATTCAACAGGATGAGGAAGCAGCTGCCGGGGCAGGTGAGGGCTTGTACTGGAAAATGGAATCGTGGATAAAGCAAAAAGACTGGGAGTTAAACTCTGCCGTGGGCGCGGTTGGAGAATTATTTGCTATTCGTACCGCGCTGTTTGACGACGTGGAAACCGATACCTTACTCGACGATTTTATGATTTCGTTGCGAATAGCCCAAAAAGGATTTAAAATAGCCTATGCGCCCAATGCTTACGCAAAAGAAACCGCTTCGTTAAATGTAAAAGAAGAGCTTAAACGAAAGGTGAGAATAGCAGCCGGCGGTATTCAAACTATTGCAAGGTTAAAAGGACTTTTAAATCCGATTAAAAACGGAATTTTATCGTGGCAGTATTTTTCGCATAAAGTATTGCGTTGGGCCTTGGCACCACCGGCTTTATTTTTACTGTTTTTGGTTAACCTGTTGTTGGTTGGTATCAATAATAATTGGGAGAGTTCCGGTTTTTATACCCTTGCACTTTATATTCAGCTCTTTTGTTATGTAGCTGCTATTTTGGGGTGGTACTTCGAAAACCGAAAAGTAAGGTTAAAGTTGCTTTTCGTGCCCTACTATTTTGTAATGATTAATTATGCGTCATTGTTGGGCATGCAGCGCTATTTTACCAAACAGCAATCGGTAAACTGGGAGAAATCGCAAAGGGCAGGGTAGTTGGAATTATTCTTGGTTTTCTTCAAGAAAACGCTTTTCCAGCAGCTCGCTTCTTTTAATGGTTTTTCTTATCCATTCCAGTTTAAGTTCAGTTTTTTCTTCATCGCTTAACTGCCAGTTAAGATCTTTGGTATTTCGCATTTTCATTGTCAGATGATGCAGAATAATAGCAGCAGATACCGAAATATTGAAACTTTCGGTAAAACCATACATCGGAATTTTTAGAAATTCATCGGCCTCCTGCATAATTGTTTCCGTTATTCCGGGCAGTTCAGATCCAAAAACCAGGGCTGTTTTTCCTTTGGCAACATCAAAGTCCTGAAGTTCCTGGTCGTTGGTATGTGGTGTTGTTGCAACAATGCGGTAGCCTTGTTTTTTCAGGCTTTTAATAATCTCAACCGTGTTATTTGCTTCAATATTGTATTTGTGCATGCTTAGCCATTTTGAGGCCCCCATGGCAATCTCGCGGTTAACTACAAATTCATTTCTGTCTTCAATAATATGTACATCTTGAATACCAAAGCAATCGCAGGTTCGAATAACAGCACTGGCATTTTGCGATTGGTAAATATCTTCCAGAACAACCGTAATGTGTTTGGTTCTGTTTAGCATAACTTTGTCAAAAAGCTCGTTGCGCTGGGGAGTGAGGTAGCCCGATAAATATTCAAGAAGTTTTGTATTCATAAATGTCTTGCGATGATTAATTGTAAAAGAAAAAGGGAAGCGTTTGGCTTCCCTTGTCAGTTTTTTACCTATTCGTCTGATTACGATACAGCGTCAGCTAATTCTGCACCAGCTTTAAATTTAACAACTTTTTTAGCTGGAATAGTAATTTCTTTTCCTGTTTGAGGATTTCTACCAGTTCTGGCACCACGCTCTGAAACAGAGAAAGAACCAAAACCAATAAGAGCAACACGGTCGCCAGCTTTTAAAGCGTCAGTTGTGGCACCGATAAATGCATCAAGAGCTTTTTTAGCATCAGCTTTACTAAGGCCTGCTTTTTCGGCCATCGCATCAAGTAATTGTGCTTTGTTCATAAGGCAAAATTTTAAATAATTAATTAAGTGATTGAAAATAAATAACTTAGTTCTATGTACTTTATAAAGAATACTTTGAATTTTTTCATTGTTGTAAGGGTTGAAAGTCTTCAAACATTCAGTAAAATCAAGCGTTTCAGAGAACTTTTTTAAGTTTTAGCTAAATTCAGAAATATGTTTTAAAAAACCAAGCACTAAAACTCTTTTTTTTTAAAGAATTTTCGAAAAAATTGGTGGAAAGTATTTTGTACTTTAAAAAATTAGTCTACTTTTGCACCGCATCTGGAGAGATGGCAGAGTGGTCGAATGCGGCGGTCTTGAAAACCGTTGTACCGCGAGGTACCGGGGGTTCGAATCCCTCTCTCTCCGCAGGAATCTACCGGAATTTTTCGGTAGATTTTTTTTTGCCCTAAAGTGTTGATAACTTTTTCTTATTCCCTGTTGTTAAATACTTGTTTTAATGATTGTTGTAAGGGTTTTTTTCGTTTATGTTAATCATCGGGAGGCTGTTTTTGAAGTAATTTAACATAGATTATTTTCGCGAAATAGTGGAAATAACCCATTCAAGCATGTTGTCGGTACCTTTAGAATAGCTTTCCCAACTGTAATGAACCTTTACATCGGGTTGTAGGCCCTGGTTGGCAATACCCTGTATTTTAAAAAGTCGCTTGGAGTAACACACCACAAGATTCGAGTTTGGCAGTTTAAAAGTGTCCATGTCCTGGTAACCTGTAGGATTAGAACCGGTTTCTTCACCAATAATTTTGGCATTAAGCAGCTGTTTAAACAAGGCTGCATTG
Above is a genomic segment from uncultured Draconibacterium sp. containing:
- a CDS encoding HU family DNA-binding protein, yielding MNKAQLLDAMAEKAGLSKADAKKALDAFIGATTDALKAGDRVALIGFGSFSVSERGARTGRNPQTGKEITIPAKKVVKFKAGAELADAVS
- a CDS encoding RNA methyltransferase, whose amino-acid sequence is MNTKLLEYLSGYLTPQRNELFDKVMLNRTKHITVVLEDIYQSQNASAVIRTCDCFGIQDVHIIEDRNEFVVNREIAMGASKWLSMHKYNIEANNTVEIIKSLKKQGYRIVATTPHTNDQELQDFDVAKGKTALVFGSELPGITETIMQEADEFLKIPMYGFTESFNISVSAAIILHHLTMKMRNTKDLNWQLSDEEKTELKLEWIRKTIKRSELLEKRFLEENQE